In Thunnus albacares chromosome 1, fThuAlb1.1, whole genome shotgun sequence, the DNA window gaagaaagacaaaaacattactaggaagagaAGTAagaagtaaagttaggctttgctgatgGCTTCCCAATTCATTTTAAGAAAGAcgagagaaagcgagagagagagagaagcagtggtcgagcgagctagagagtggatgaggaaaGCGAGCGGTGGTTGCAAGAAAGCCGGTGgatgagaggaataaaatgttattttctgattgtttcacagcaattacaaataaatatgcCCACAACCACACAAATCTGCGGAGGTGCACTGCAACGCCTGATAATGACTTGAGTCTTGTCAAGCTCCTTCTTCCCTTCGAGAtaataaaatccaaaatatgttCAAATGATTGCCTTCATTGCCGATGGGGCaagttgtatttgtttttctgtcaagtaCTCCATTTCTTGTGGTCTTTCCAtaacacacacttcacttccCTCTTGCCCCTGGAGTTGGGTCTGGGCTaactaaaaatagaaaacagcGTCATGgcaagactgaaaaatgtgaattgtTTCTTGGAATTTCTGAATCAATTCTGAATCGGCACAGATAGAATCGTGTTTCTTCTGTGAATCAATTTTTTTGCGCACCCGTATTCTCCAGGTTAGGATTACTACAGTACAGTCATCGTTTAGGAAGTTTTTACTGGAAGctgaattatctgcagaggtctcctcctctccagaacaaactgACTcggtgattaaaaccagtaaaaacactgaataaagcagtttcacgttaaaaGTCAGTGCTTCTCCGATACTGTTCAGCAGACAGAGGAAGTCTGCTAGGGGCTTTGTGTAAGCCGAGttgctgctaatgtttgctcagcttgtttctctgataacttaagatccagacgtccgatGACAAAAATCCTTCATATAGTTATGATAGTTATATATAgtaaaaacgaccaagatctaaaaagtttatcgtaaaaatgtggcttaaaactggataaaagtcaatttatgacagtttccacaatgccgatgtattatcttgtatgcgtatactctttggtagatgccattgtggtggacaaccacaatgctgatgcatgcatcttgtgcatGTATACACTTTGGTATATcattgacaggtgaccaaatgaaatgaactgttaccttgattaaaattacggatttctctgggtttgaaaattgttgaaaacatttggcataatgtaagtacacaactcaacaaaatacataacataggtctagtcatttttagacattttaatgcagaatagttacatattatagctttaaaaatAGAGCCCTAAATTACCACTGGAACTGCAGGCTCACAGGTGAGCTCTGGGGCCGGTTTCACAAAGATAGACTTTGACTAGGGATTTAACAGATAGTCAGAATTCAGATAGACATCAAAATTCATCCATTGCACAAAGCAGTTTAGTTCTTGACTATCTTAAGTAGGACTACGGTACAATGAATTCTGGGTAAATTAAGatctttttcaaacaaaaaaaatggccAATGAGTGACCGCATCCAACCGCTCAACTCTGTTTATTCCAgcagaaaatatgtgttttttggaGGAATTCAACAGTTACAAGGACATTTTACTTGTAAAATTTAGTGGAgtgtaacaataaaaaaaaaaaaaataaataaaaaaaaactgatatgGAAAAAATTGCAGCGACAGTGAACAGTGTTAATCCCACAGTTGAGGGGGGCATCAAAGACGTtcaaaaagatataaaaacatgGTACAAGatgcaaagaaagaaatgtgatcctcttttttttgttgggtGCTACTGGTCAGTTGGTGTCACTGattgttaccatggtaacatgGGTCCTAGGCCTGAGTTAGCCCAGGGGTAAGGTGTCTAATTTTTTATGTTCGtctttatgtttgtgaaacagTCTAACTTGCATTAGACTAATCTATGAGCAAAATTAAGACTGGCTTAACACTACAGACCAGTCTAAAATACTTTTGTGACACCAGCCCCTGATGTCATAGTGAACAGTCTAGCTCTAACTTCATGAGTTAATTTAAAATACAAGTATAAATACAAGTGAAAGTTTTGGGAAGGTTTAAAGAAAGGCTGAAGCATAATGTCATTAGCTGCAGGACACTCTTGACTGAAAATCACAGGCTGAAAGGAGGACAGGGCTACAGGACCTCAGATGAAGTTTGAAAATGGTTGACAGCAGACAGGTGCTTCAAATAGAGTAGTGCtggttattttttcatttattttctcatgacatttatttacaaaatcTACCATATctgaattttaaatattaaatataatccTAGATGTATTTTTGGTAAAATTATATCTGAAATATCTgtttaaaatcagaaaaaatgtcaaatgatcattttggatttatggaatatatatgttttgaataaagtaaacattttgcagctcttcctgtgtgtgtgtgtgtgtgtgtgtgtgcgcgcgcgcgcgtgcgcgtgtgtgcgcgcacacacacatacacatttgcTCCCTTTTTCttccattacacacacacacacacacacacacacacacacacctgtgtgtaTTTGCCTaacttttgcatgttttgtgcatgtgtcatATCAAGCACAGCGTTTGTTGCTATTATTACATCACAtgttacatcttttttttacacaaatagCTTTTATTTGTTGGAAACtgacaaaattacaaaaattaaaaagtctgaATACCTCAGTTACCAATGGATAGAAAACCAAACAAGTATGTATCTAGCATACAAACCATCTTTGAAACATTATCACACAGACATGGTATCTCATCTATTAGCCAACATTACGAAAATGCATTACAACATAGacatacattttttatcattagGAATACTAATGTGTTATTTGTTGCCTTGTCTAGATGCACCACCCAATCCAGATGAAGCCAGCCGACAGTGAGAAAAACAATGGTAAGGAGTTTTTATCATTACTGTCTGTTGTCTCTGTCCTTTCATACTAGCAGACAACTCTGTGTTGATTCCCTTGCTAATAATTATGATAACCCTAATAAAGCATATTACTCTAAACAGTCACAGTTATCTAAGTTTTCAATCTAATTAGACTTCTGAAACTGTTTAATGTCATCATTAACACTGGTGAAATGCTAATTGAGTGAGCGGTGCTGTTGCCAACCTGTGAGTTAATGAATATAGTTTGGTTATAGTTAATCTCAGTAGGTAGGTAGATCAATATTTGTCATACTTCAGTGACTACCACTGTTGTTTGTGACATACATCACAGGTTTTCTTCATTAGCCAGTATTTCATTATGGTGACAAAATTTCTTGATTTGTTTCTTGAGTCACTTATAGCAGGCATATGTAGTGATCTGAATGAGACAGAGGCTGTGGCTGGTTATTAAACAGTTAGACATTTAATACTACTTCTGTCTCTCTTGATGGGCAAAATGGCTCCTGTGCTTATAGCTGAGTATGATGCAGTTTGGTGTTGTCGTGCCATTTTGTCTGAAATATTCcctattttaaaaatgacttttcattattgcatgtttttctccttttagtAGATCTGAGCTGTGTCTATACTTATGTGGATACATCAGAAAATACTTTTAATCTCTGAAGTGAGGTTCCCTCCACCTGCTGAAAGACCAACACAATAAAGAAAGGGTTAAATTCCCTCttcctttttcagtttatttttcaaatgtattcacTTTAAATAGCTGCATCATTCAGTTCATCCACATTAGTGTGGGCATGGCTTTAAACATTTAGAAAGTAAATTGAGCAAAGTTCCTTGCAGAACTCAGCTGTTAGGAGATATTATCCCAAACCTCAGTGATGTTTCAGAATTACTTTCAGAAGGCAAGTCAATATATATGGTGATGGCCCACTTTCTTTGATGGCATAAGTTACAAAAGAGCCACTATTAAACATATGTGCATGCTGAGTGTTGTAATGCACCATTTACCTTGACACAGAgcaggtgtgtttgatgttgtgttgtGCTGAATACAGCAGTGGAGGACAGGAAGCTGTTTATTGGAATGATCTCCAAGAAATGTAACGAGAACGACATAAGATTGATGTTCTCACCATACGGACAGATAGAGGAGTGCCGAATACTTCGAGGCCCTGATGGACTCAGCCGTGGTAAGACATATTCtgttcttacacacacacacacacacacacacacacacactgagtgtTCGGAAGAttacttttgaaatgtaatagGTTACAGAATACTAGTTACTAGGGTAGGGTATCGTTTGAATTTTATCGATTCCGATTCTTGATTCCGATTCTGCTAATTGATTCTGGTTCTTGTTGATTCCTGGCTTCCACTccaatatggtaaaaaaaaaagagaaaaaagaggtcaaatgttaagaaaacaaaaagatctTTATTCTTTTAAGTATTTACTTCgacttttattgtttcattaaaataagtaaattccAAGTGAACGTTTTTAACTGAACATTATACTTTTGTTTTGAGTACTTGCTGTCTCATCTTTCCCTCAATACCATAGTgtgctgtcactgtcactgtatAATTCATGGACTTGCACATGGTTCTGTTCAGGCTTTTTTCGGAGGTCCgtggacacaaacatgtcacatgtgcacactggtaaacagggttgcagcatgataactttccagagttaaAATCAGAGAgtaaaatccagtctgtgaATATTACAAACCGCTATACAGAGTTTTTTTGATCAGACTTTAAATGCCAaaatctgttactccaactggacttgctggatcgtatttcattgtttcaccGCTGTTACAAATCAATTGGTTTTCCTGTTGACTTGTTATCCAATCATGGAGAGGAAACGTTGCTGACCTTGTAAATGCCTGattgtgatattattattatattattatatcagtCATTATTCCATAGGCTAGGCTATCCATCTGATTAATTCAGATTATTGATGGTTTATGGATCtatgaaaaatgtttaacttcAGAGGTGCAAGAAACTGGGTTTGTGTGGCTGCTATCATTGCAATAACAGAGGTCACAAGTTAATCTAGCAGAGGCAttttaaaacccaaagataatatACAGTTGTTTTTGCTTCAAAATAGGCTGTGTGTTTGGGTATATAGGTAGTTCTCAAAGCCGCATTGCTCAGTGGTGTAGCACAATGTACTGCAAGTTTTCCTTTAGATTTAACACCTGGTGTCGAAACCTGGGTGGggagtttttattttgaagaaaatacatcaaaatatgGTTAAGAATATTTCTGATCCCACAGTTTCATTGAACTCCATTAATCAGATGGATAGTCGTAATGAAATTATGAATGATATGAAATCATAATCAGGCATTTGCAAGGTCAGCAACATTTCCTTTCTGTGATTTGAACATCTGCTGTCGCCATGAGAAACACCTGACAGTTATAAACAAAGGTAACAAGTTAACAGGAAAACCAGTTGATTTGTAACACCTGCACTTTAAACAGCAAGCCCccaccaacacagccccttgtattgttttacacagtgctgttttcagtctgaatgcagctgaggagatcctgtatgttgctgaacaacaagaagtcgaaaaatggtaaatggactgtacttgtatagcgcctttctagtcttccgacctCTCAAAGCGATTTTACATtgcaaatcacattcacccattcacacactgaatgggtacaggggctaccacgcaaggtcccaacctgcccatcagaagaaactaaccattcacacacattcatacactgatggcacagccatcaggagcgatttggggttaagtatcttgcccaaggacacattggcatgtggactggaggagccgggaaccGAATCGCTGATCTTCCGATTGTTTTAAACTGGGATGTAAAGCTAAGTTGAGCACATACTGCCGAATGAATAGAGCCTGTCTAGATGTAGAGACAGCTCCTTGTAAGTCAGTAGTGTAGGCAGAAATCAGTGTGGGtgggcacagagaaaatcaggtggGCCTAGCCTGTCCAAGAGCCATTATACTTTATAGGTTCTGAAATGCATATGTTAACCAAAATAGGCCATTACAACTATACTTCCCTGAATGCACCACAGTTCAATCATACAAGCCCTATAGATCATCAGAGGTAATGTTATAGGCACCAAGATGAACATTAACCGCATCACATTAGCCTGGCAGGGTagccacatattcacacacagacacaacagcaTCATTGATCAAACGTATGGATAGAGGTACACCAGCACCAACATGACACTTGAACATAGCCTGGCACGGCAGCCACATAAaccacacacgtacacacacacacacacacacacacagatggtagacacagcaacatcagcataCAATCCAGTTGTACACCCAACCAAATATATACCCAgtaaacaataatattgaaataGGCAATAGGCTACTATAGTCCAAAATTGTAAATTAGCTTACTTTTGATGGTGGACAGCGGGAGATGACAGGGCTTGATGTTCAACACTGACATTATTTGATTATAGTCCAACGATTCAGTCAGTTCTTGGATGTCGTCACTGGAGAATCACGTGCTAAATCAAATGCTGCTGCTAACGGCTAAGGGGCTGAATTAGCAGCCACATTCATGAACTACATGAATGTGGCTGCTAATTCAGCCCTTTCCCCCCACTTGGCACTTGTTGAGGAGAAACTGATGCAGCAATAGGTGTCTGGGTTGAGAATGATGGCTGAACTTGAGCTGaattctcttcctcctgctcttcaCAACGTCTTTTTGTGACATGCTTAACCTACATTAAAAGCAACTAACTAGTGGAAAGTAGCCCTCTGTTCCTCTGCGCAATGCGTGGGCTGTACACTGAGTACAGCCCATGCTTGCCATCTGACCTTTGCGAAATGCGCTACCACTCAAAAAGTCTAACCTATCATCATTATCTGGTGGCTTTGCTGAGTGTTGCCTCATGTTGTCCGGAAATAAGCCAAAAGAAGGCATTCCTGTATGGCGAAAAGGTGCAAACCAACAGAATGAATATAAGCTTTTTACCAAAAAGCACAAGAGCATATTTCACCTATTTTGGCTTCACTCCACTGGCTGCCCATCcattttaggattcattttaaaatgattttatttgcttttaaagtCTTGAATGGCCTAGCCCCACCTTAcctctctgagctgctgcaccCCTACACTCCCAGCCACTCTCTCAGGTCAGCTGACCAGCTGCTTCTGACAGTGCCTAAAGCTAGGTTTAAGCTCAGAGGTGAACGAGCATTTGCTGTTGCAGCTCCAAAACTGTGGAATGGATTGCCGCTGCACATTAGACAGGCCTCCTCACTGTctcattttaaatctcttcttaaaacccacctcttctctctttgattttatcttattttattttatttgattttatcttattttatttgattttatcttattttatttgattttatcttattttatcttattttatttgattttagccTATTGTGTccttcatcattttattgtgttctgttgtgctatttattgtgttttttatcttgctgtgcagcactttggaaaccttgtgtttgttaaaatcatgctatataaataaagtggattAGATTGGATTGGAAATAGAATATATTCGAGTGTAACCCCTTTGTAATCACGAACATTTTCATTAGTAACTGTaatttaattacacatttttttctcagtaactGTAACAGATTacaatcacatttattttgtaattcaGTTATAATACGCTGTTACATGTAACTAGTTACTTCCCAgaactgcagacacacacatacacacacatcacacacataacTTGTTAATGCTGAGAGTGCTGCCAAATAATGAACATGCTTGTTAATTGAGGCTGATGTATTTAATTGGTGGCTtaattcttttctgtttggctTACTATTATTTGACTTGAATCTTCATTACGTAAGGTTAGCTTGATGAAATCATTAATGACTGAataactttgtgtttattggagTGATTTTAATATGGATTTGGTATCAATGTGATAATGTGCATTCACTTCTCACATACTTAGTTCATTGGATTAGCCAAAATTCCtgtctgattattttatttgtcaagtCTTTCTCATTAGATTTTACTATACCACAATATTTTATCCATCCCTAATTGAAATcaagaaaacaacataaaaagtacaaacatcTAGATGACCTCCTTaaaagagagatagaaaagAAGGCTacattcatgaaaacagagaaacGGTCAGAGACCTCTTACAAGCTAAGAGACCCGCAGACCAACCAAATATTTTATGAATCAAAGGAATACTGTAAAAAGTTCCACTCTAAACCTCTGATAAAGACATCAGAAATGTGCTGAACTCTCTTAACCTGCTAttttaaaacctgttttaaaaCTATTCAGTTTTAATCCTGAATTGGTGGCCCCCAACTAATTTTAGAATCAGATGGATGTTAGTGGGTGGAAGCCGATTTAAGAAAGTAAACTTTGACTGCTTAAGCTGCTGAAGATCATATTTATACTAAAATGATAATACGAGTGGGAAAGAGTCATGTATTAATCTACCATCATTTCTAACTAGTAGCCAATACTTTGTATCTGCCTGGTGAGCTAATGGTTAGTAGTAAATGACAGACACAGTTATGTCAGATCCTAAAAACAATGGCAAAGGCCAAGTTTTGATCTCAGTGCAACTGATCCAACAGCTGATCCAAGATGCTTTagagcacagagagaaatcacTAAAGAGAGGatgacaaaaaagtaaaaagtattaGTTAAAAAGTAAGAGTACACAAAATACAGTAGCCTCAGTCTAATGCAGGAAATCAGGCAGAAATCAGGCACAGTTATTGGCAGCTAAAATTGTTGAAAATCCACTCTGATCCAAGTTCAGTGTTGGATAAAGATACTGATATGTTAACAACATAAATTTTCCCTCAAATAGATCTGTATGAGTAATGATAcattgtgtttctctctttcaggtTGTGCATTTGTGACATTCACAGCTAGACAAATGGCCCAGTCAGCCATCAAGTCCATGCATCAGTCCCAGACCATGGAGGTGAACTACAATTTCACACTAAACATAATATGTGAAGTGGTCAAATTGTGACCTTGATTTCAAAATTGCTGGATTATATTGTTTCTGTTCAAATATTACCAATAATTTGTATACCATATTTCAAAGCAGcagaactttttaaaataatcattatttgacTTGCACTTAAATTGCaaatttgtcttaaaacaatcaTCAGGTGACCATATGAACatagaaagaggttttgcttgCTATAATCATacctcttgttcatactgacctgatgtttaaattatgttttaatcagCATTTATAACAAGTTAATCAAGCTCAAGCCAGAGTATAAAAGATTTCCTGCATCTGTGTTTAGGGCTGTTCGTCACCCATTGTAGTGAAGTTTGCAGACACTCAGAAGGACAAGGAGCAGAAGCGCATGGCCctacagctgcagcagcagatgcagCAACTCAGTGCTGCTTCCATGTGGGGAAACCTCACTGGGCTCAACAGTCTGGGGCCACAGTACCtagcagtgagtgtgtgttttagggcctctataaaatgtgatgattaaCCTATTGACAAAGCAATTTCACCAGTTTCACCGTGGCTTTCACTTCCACTTTGGCATGTTGTTTCTCATTTCTCCTCCTGGCTTTAACACTGACTGTGGAATCATCTGTGTTTGGTGTAAATGTGTAGCTTTACTTACAGTTGCTGCAGCAGTCAGCCTCCACAGGGAGTGCACTCAACAACCTGCATCCTGTATCAggtacaggtacacacacacacgcttggACATTCCACCATGACAGATCATGCTGTTATACGAGATCCAAATATGTGAATATGGATTTTTGGGTGAATAATAATCTCAGTCATGGCCTCTGGATTTGGAAGAGGTTGGTGTCAAGGTGGTTTAATTATCAATCTGGATGCTAAGCAAGACCTAAAGAAGGCAATAGTTTACAATGCCCTGCCTCAAACTCATACATCCAGCAAACCCCAGGGGAGAACTCATCCttgtataatgtttttatgaacaATAGTGGTCAGAAGAAGCCATGGGGGGAGTCTTGAATGaatctttaaatgaaaatctgcaGACTTTTGAGTTTGTACATGTTGCATTTGccttaaacacatttttatttttacccgaaatataagacaaaaaatgttaaaaaatgctCAAATATGTTGTTGATATCTGTCTGCTAGGTTAGTCATTAGTGATTCTAACCTATcccatgtgtgtatgtgtgtgtgtctgtcaggtCTTAATGCCATGCAGAACCTGGCTGCCTTAGCAGCAGCAACTGCCACACAGGCCACGCCCACAGGCTCCAGTGCCATGACAACATCTAGTAGCCCATTAAGTGCACTAACAAGCTCAGGTAAAAAAGTACTACAGTACACATAGTCTGAAATCAGtcagaaatatataaacttagcacaaaaagtaaggaaattagtgtttggtagattatttctttgttgtaacaatgcttcttggcaataaattttataccgttggaaagcctgtttatttcctttttaaatagtgccacatttgtaagtaacatgcatttgtgggatgagcagcagagctgagtatgtggcttgtgtccatgaaaatttgccaaattttctctgaaaatgccaaacagcttattctgccattgactcttgtttggtggattggatgattgaagtttgaagaaacaagacatattggcaatttaacaatttattcatctaacaaacaggagcctcagtagcatgtggaagaaccatacacagccacaacagcctggcacctcctcctcatgctggtcaccagcctggtcacacactgctgtgggatggcatcccattcttcaaccagcatttttcgcaagtcagccaacgtggttgtgttggtcactctggcatgaacagcacacccaagctgatcccacaagtgttcaatggggttgaggtcaggactgctggcaggccattccatcctctccactcccaaattctggaggcagtctctgataaaccccgctcTGTGGGGATGGGCATTGTCgtcttggaggatagagttcggtcccagactgtggagatatgggattgccactggttgcagaatcttATCAcaatatctctctgcattgagattgcctccaatgatgacaagcctcgtttttccagtgagggagatgccgccccacaccatcacactgcctccaccaaaagatgttactctatcggtgcagcaatcagcatgGCATTCTCCACATCTTCTCCACACGTTGACCCTACGATCCAACTGCtgtaggcagaatctggactcaatgctgaacataacgttcctccacagcagtgtgtgaccaggcacgtgaccagcatgaggaggaggtgccaggctgttgtggctgtgtatggttcttaCACACACTATTtaggctcctgtttgttaaatgaataaattgttaaattgccaatatgtcttgtttcttcaaacttcaatcatccaatccaccaaacaccaaacaatgtcaatggcagaataagctgtttggtaTTGGCAGataagatttggcaaatttttcatgggcacacgccacatactcagctctgctgctcatcccacaaatatatatattatatatatacatatatatatatatatacacacacaaagtttaAAGTTTTTCTCAGATTGGTAATATTCCTCTTCTTTTAATAGAGATAGTGTATCatatattttagtttgttgtgaAGTCAAAATGATGGTGTGAAAATGTTGACATTGCTGGCGTCTAACACACAGATTGTAGCACTGTAACACGGTGGTGTCTAATATTTTCcagttgtgtttattgttttaacatTGACACTAAATGTTCCCCCTGAGCAGGCTCCTCCCCCACCTCCAGCAGCACCTCCTCAGTGAACCCCATAGCTTCTCTTGGAGCCCTGCAGTCTCTGGCTGCTGGTACTGGAGCTGGCCTCAACATGGGCTCCCTGGCAGGTACTAACCCTAAGCTGGACCTGTGCTTGTTGTCTGCACAGGTCCAGCTTAGAGACTGAAAATTTCCTCTGATTAGATTACTATGAGGCAGTATACTAGATGTAAATCTTTCTCTTAAACGCAGACGAGGCTATTTTGTGAATGTGATGGTGTGCTGATGTTAGCTTCCTGTACGTACCATTAGCCACACCTGTCGGCATATTGCCACTCTTAGTAATCTTATGCTGTCAGTGCAATGGAAAGAAATTGCACAGAGCCTACAAGTATGAAGGCAAAAGTAATGCCTCACTCAAACTTCCCACACATGTTCATAATTTCACATAGTGGGCTGTTAAGTTGCAGGAACagtttatttatgaaaacaCTGTTAGAACACATGATGTACTGAAATAAAATCCCAGTTATTGTGTAATCCCTGTCAACATGCAGGCTCAACAGTAATTTACTCAGAAGTTAAACCTTTAGCCTATAATGTGTTTAAGTTTTCCAAATTCttatatttaatttgtcatgTAACGCATCTTTGAGTCGACAGAGGCTTTAATTGAC includes these proteins:
- the celf1 gene encoding CUGBP Elav-like family member 1 isoform X3; protein product: MNGSLDHPDQPDVDAIKMFVGQIPRSWSEEQLRELFEPYGAVYEINVLRDRSQNPPQSKGCCFITYYTRKSALEAQNALHNMKILPGMHHPIQMKPADSEKNNAVEDRKLFIGMISKKCNENDIRLMFSPYGQIEECRILRGPDGLSRGCAFVTFTARQMAQSAIKSMHQSQTMEGCSSPIVVKFADTQKDKEQKRMALQLQQQMQQLSAASMWGNLTGLNSLGPQYLALYLQLLQQSASTGSALNNLHPVSGLNAMQNLAALAAATATQATPTGSSAMTTSSSPLSALTSSGSSPTSSSTSSVNPIASLGALQSLAAGTGAGLNMGSLAGMAALNGSLGSGGLSNGSGSTMEALSQAYSGIQQYAAAALPSLYNQSLLSQQSVSAAGSQKEGPEGANLFIYHLPQEFGDQDLLQMFMPFGNVISAKVFIDKQTNLSKCFGFVSYDNPVSSQAAIQSMNGFQIGMKRLKVQLKRSKNDSKPY